The Fusobacterium periodonticum 1_1_41FAA genomic sequence NNNNNNNNNNNNNNNNNNNNNNNNNNNNNNNNNNNNNNNNNNNNNNNNNNNNNNNNNNNNNNNNNNNNNNNNNNNNNNNNNNNNNNNNNNNNNNNNNNNNNNNNNNNNNNNNNNNNNNNNNNNNNNNNNNNCCCAAATAAGCTCTCAATTCTTTGAAATCTAAAAAGTTTAGTATGCTCCAAGGATTGTATACTTCACTATCTCCAAATCTATATCCATCATACCAATCTTTTACATTTGATATTTCTTGCTCTATTCCATAATATTTAAGACTTTTTTCTACTTCTTCTTCTGTTAAGCCATAGCTATCTGTGTAGACATCACTTAATATTGTATAAGTTCTTAAATTATTTAAATCTGAGAATATTCCAGCTTTTATTACTCTTATTATTCCGGTTAGAACTCCCATTTGTAAATAGCTATTATCTTTTAACACTGAACTATAAAAAGTTTTAAAGAAATCTTTTGCTTTTTCATAATATCCATTTATATAGGCTGATACTAATGGGCTATCATATTCATCTATCAATACAACTACTTTTTTATTATATTTTTCATATAGTATTTTTGTTAAAAATTTTAGTGATCTTCCTAAATTAGATAAATTTGCATTTTCATTGATTATTTTCTTAAATTTATCAGAATCAGTTTCTACTAATTCATTTATTAAGTAGTTATATTCAGAAAACAGTTCAGAAACTATAATAGTTATTTTCTCTTCCATTTCTTCCCAAGTTAAAGCTTTTAAATCTTTTAGTGATAAAAATATAACTGGGTACTGTCCTTGTTCTTTAAAGGCTTCTGTTTTTTCTATATATAAATCTTTAAATATTTTTTTATTTTCTTCTTTATTTTCTATATCAAAAAAGTACTTTAACATAGACATATTTAATGTTTTTCCAAATCTTCTAGGTCTTGCAAATAATTTTACTTGTGAACCATCTTTTATTATTTCTTCTATAAATTTTGTTTTGTCAAAATAATAAAAATCTTCTTCTATTAAATGCTTGAAATCGCTTACTCCTATTGCTAACCTTTTCATAACAAGCCTCCTTTTTCAAAACTTTATATTTAATATATTATACAAAAAAAAGAGAGCCCTTGCAAATTTACAATAACTCTCGTAATTTTTTATTTTATCCTCCAAGGTATGCTTTCTTTACTCTATCATTATGTAGTAAATCTTTTGCATTTCCTTCAAGAACTATTTCTCCTGTTTCTATAACATAAGCTCTATCTGAAATAGAAAGAGCCATTTTAGCATTTTGCTCTACTAACAGAATAGTAGTGCCCTTTTCTTTTAATTGTCTTATAACTTCAAAAATTTCTTTAACAAATAGTGGTGAAAGTCCCATTGATGGCTCATCTAAAATTAAAAGTTTAGGTCTGCTCATCAAAGCTCTTCCCATAGCAAGCATCTGTTGTTCTCCACCTGATAGAGTTCCAGCTAATTGATTTTTTCTTTCAGACATTCTAGGAAAAACCTTATAGAAGTTTGCTCTGTCTTCTTCTTTCTTTTCAGCACTATCTTTTATTGTGAATTGTCCTAATTTTAAATTATCTTTAACTGCAAGTTGTGAAAAGATTCTTCTTCCTTCTGGAACTTGAGCTATACCTAATTTACAGATATTATGAGCTTTTTCTTTTAATAAATCTTTTCCTTCAAATATTATAGAACCACTTTTTGGAGTTATAAGTCCAGATATAGTCTGTAATGTAGTTGTTTTCCCTGCACCGTTAGCTCCTATAATAGATACAACTTCTCCTTCATTTATTTCTAATGAAATTCCTTTAAGAGCTTGTATATTATCATAGAAAACCTGCAAGTCTTTTACTTCTAACATTGCCATTATTCATCTTCCTCCTTACCTAAATATGCTTCTACAACTTTTGGATTATTAATAACTTCTTGTGGATCACCACTTGCTAATATTTGTCCATAATTTAACACAACTAATCTTTCACAGATACCTAATACTAGTTTCATATCATGTTCAATCAATAAAACTGCTATTCCAAACTTATCACGAATTAATTTTATAGTATTCATTAAATCTTCTGTTTCTTTTGGGTTCATACCTGCTGCTGGTTCATCTAAAAGAAGAATTTTAGGTTCTGTTGCCATAGCTCTAGCAATTTCTAATTTTCTTTGTTCTCCATAAGGTAGATTCCCAGCATGCATATTTGCATACTTATCTAAATCAAATATTTTTAAAAGTTCCATTGCCTTTTCCTTAGCAGCCTTTTCTTCTTTCCAGTAACTTGGCAAACGGAACATACCTGTTAAAATTCCATATTTCATACGGAAGTTATATGCAGCAACAACATTATCCAATACTGATAAGTACTTAAATAATCTTATATTTTGGAAAGTACGAGCCAAACCTTTTTTTACAAGAGCTGAAGTTGATGTTCTAATAACATCTTCTCCATCTAAAGTATATTCTCCAGAGCTAGCATTATATACTCCTGTTAAAATGTTAAATACTGTTGTTTTTCCTGCTCCATTAGGCCCTATTAGTCCTATTAACTCTCCTGATTTTATTTCTAAATTAAATTTATCTACTGCCTTCAATGCTCCAAAACTAATTGAAATATCTTTTGCAACTAAAAGAGGTTTTTTATTTTCCATTATTTTCACCTCTTTTTGATTTGTTAGTGAAATAAGAAATTATTTTGCTTATTTGGAATTCTTCTCTTCCAAGTAAACCTTTAGGTCTAAATAGCATCATTATTATTAATATCAATGGATAAACTATCATTCTGTATTCTGCAAAGCTTCTTAATACTTCTGGTAGGATAGTAAGAACTATAGCTGATAGTATTGATCCTGTGAAACTTCCCATTCCTCCAAGTACAACCATAACAAGTATATTTATTGAATAGTTATAGTCAAATTGTTTTGCACCTAAAATTCCCAAGTTATGAGCATAGATTCCACCTGCTATCCCTGCAAATATTGCTGATAAAACAAAGGCAAAAGTCTTGTAGTATGTTGTATTTATTCCTGATGCTCCACTTGCTATCTCATCTTCACGAATAGCAAGAACTGCCCTACCATGTCTACTTGTCATAATAGAATACATAAATATAACTGAGAATATAGTTATAAAGTATATAAGTGTGAAGTTATTTACTTTAGGTATTCCTGTTAAACCTTGAGCTCCACCTGTAAATTTAAAATATTCTATTAAAACTCTTATAATTTCTCCAAAGGCTAGAGTTATAATTGCAAGATAGTCTCCTGTAAGTCTTAAAGCTGGTATACCAATGATAAAACCAATTATACCTGCTACTATTCCTCCAACTATCAAGGCTACTATATAACCTGGATAACCTGAAAGAAAACCTGACTTAGTTAAAAGTGCTGCTGTATATGCACCTATTGACATAAACCCAGCATGTCCTAGAGTTATTTGTCCCAAACAACCAACTGTTATATTCAAGCTAGCCGCTAAAATAACATTTATTAAAATTAAAATTATTATCCCAATTTGATATCTACTTATGAATCCTGAATTTATTAGAGAGAAAAGTATGAAATATAGAATTAATAAAACTGCATAAGTAGCTATATAACTTAATTTTTTATTTTTATCCATTATACTTTCTCCTTTACATTTTTTCCAAGTATTCCAGTAGGTTTAAATAATAAAACTATGATTAATATTGAAAATACAAAAGCATCTGCAAGTTGTGATGATAGATATGCTCTTGTTAAACTTTCTACAATTCCTAATATAAATCCTCCCATTACAGCCCCTGGTAATATTCCTATTCCACCTAAAACTGCTGCAACGAAAGCTTTTATCCCAAGCATAGAACCCATTAAAGGTTGAATTTGTGGATAAGCTGAAACATATAGAACTGCTGCAACTGCTGCAAGTCCACTTCCTATTGCAAATGTAAGTTGTATTGTTCTATCAACATTTATTCCTACTAAAGCTGAGGCTGAGTAATCTTGACTTGTTGCTATCATAGCCTTTCCATATTTAGTTTTTTTCATAAATAATTGTAAAGCTATTGATAATATCACAGTTACAACTATAGTTACAACTGCTCCAAAACTAATTTGTACACTATCTCCTAATTTTATTGGATCTTGAGTGAAAATTTTAGGAAAAGATCTAGTATTTGGTGTAAACACCTTCATAAATACATTTTCTAAAAATAAACTAACTCCTATAGCTGTGATTAAGTTTGAAATTCTTGGTGAATTTCTTAGTGGTCTATATGCTATTCTTTCTGCTAGACAACCAACTATTGCACAAATAATTATTGCTGGTATAACTGAAACCCATACAGGTAAACCCATAGATGACAATGCTGGTATCGAAAATAGAGAAACATATGCACCTATCATTATTATATCTCCATGTGCAAAATTTATAAGTTGTGCTATACCGTATACCATTGTATATCCTAAGGATACTAGGGCATAGATACTTCCAATCTGTAAACCATTAATTATCTGAAGTAAAAACTCCATTTTATCCTCCCATTCTATTATTCATTAAAAGAGAAAACAATTTCTACTAAATTATATTTGTTCTCATAAAGATTTTAAGCTTTTTTATTGATATGAAACAGCCTAAAAGTCTTTACTTAATCCATTAATAAAGCAGAAATTGTTTTTATCTTCAATATTTAAATTTTATTTAGATATTACAGAATCAAATGTATAATCTCCATTTATGATTTTGATTATAGTTATACTTTTAATAGGGTTATTCTTTTCATCAAAAGTTAAATGTCCTGTGATTCCTTCAAATTCTAATTCTTTTATTGCTTTAGCTACTGCTTCTTTATCTGTAGTTCCTGCTTTTTCTATTGCAGCTTTTAAAATATATGCAGCATCATAACTTAAAGCAGAGAATGCAGAAGGTTCATCATTATATTTTTCTTTATAGTTCTTTATAAAGTTTTGTACTTTTTCATTGCTATCTTTTGTTGAATAGTGATTAGCAAAGAATACATTTTCTATTGCAGCATATGATGATGGGTCAACAGTTTTTACAACTCCATCCCAACCATCTGGACCAACTATAACTGATTTTATTCCAACTTCTCTTGCTTGTATAGCTATTAAACCATCTTGCTCATAGTAATCTGGTACAAATAGAACATCTGGATTTTGTTGAGCTATTTTAGTTAATTGAGCTTTGAAATCTTTATCTCCATCTGAATATCCTTCTCTTGCTACAACTTGAATTCCTTGTTTTTCAGCTTCGGCTGCAAATGCATTTGCTACTCCATCTGAATAGTCACTTGAGTTATTAGAGATAATAGCTACTGTTTTAGCTGCTAATTTATCTTTAGTGAATTTTGCTAAAACTTCTCCTTGGTAAGGATCTGTGAAACATACTCTAAATACATTTGAACCAGCTTCTGTTATGTTAAGTTGAGTTCCTGTAGGAGTTATCATAGGTATACCATCTTGAGCTGCAACTTCTGCAACTGCAACACTTGGTTTAGATGTGATATCACCAATTAAAGCTACCATTCCCCAATCTACAAGTTTATTGTATGCATTTACTGCTTCTGTAGAATCTCCTTTTTCATCTAAAAGGTTTAATTCAATTTGTTTTCCTAATATTCCACCATTTGCATTGATTTCATCAACTGCTAATTTAAGTCCGTTAGTTGCTGATATTCCATAAATTGCAACTCCTCCTGTTAATGGTCCAAGAGCTCCAATCTTTATTGTTTCAGCTTCAGCTGTTGCTGGTTTTTCTGCTGCTTTTTCTCCTCCACAAGCTGCTAGTAAAAGCGAAGCTCCAAGTAAAGTTGTTACTAATTTTTTCTTCATTTTATTTCCTCCAAATTATTTTTTATATTTAAGGCATACTATACCAAAAAAAAAGAAATTTGTAAAGTGTTTTTTTAATATTTTTGTATCAAAAAAAAAGACAGTTTATTTAAACTGCCTTTTTATCGAATGTTATTTGGACTAAATTTTAGGAATTTCTTTTGAAGTTATGTATATAAACTTAGAATTTAGAAGATTATCAGTTTCTATAGTAAATTTAGATGTTTCATAATTTTTTTTATCAGAATAATAATCCCCATCAGGACCTGTTTTTTTACTTGGATTCATTTTTAATTCTTCAACTACTACTTCTAATGTTTTTATTAACTCTTCATCATTTATTCCTGTTTTTATTATTGAGAATATTCCATCTAAACGATCTTTTACAACTTGATATTCAGGATAGTAAGCTCTGTCAAAACCTTCTTTATTAGGACATGATGTATGAATATTAATTTCGTAAACTTCATCTTTAAATATTTTGAATGTTACTACCTCCGTATCATATGAACTATTATTATATACTTTTGAAAAAGAAATATAATGACCATCTCCATCTTTTCCAAAAAGATAATTTATTCCAGTTTGTTTAAAGAAATTCTCCTCAGTAAATTTCTTTTCTATTTTAACAAGATCAACTTCTTTTTTCCCTCCACAACCTAACAAGCAAAATACACTAAAAACCAACACTAAATTTAATAAGACTTTTTTCATTTCTTTCACTCCCTTCTATTATCTTAAAACTTATCTTAAGCAAGCACTTCTTCTTAATTCTTTTTCAAGTTCTTTCAATTTAGTTTAAATCCCAAATTTTCTGTTTCCTTCTTATTATTTTTATTGAATATTATTTTAATTTTTTATAGTTATATTTTTCCATCTTGCTCTAAGAAAATCATACAAGCTATTATAAAGAACACTATATGTGTTTGTACCCTCTCCTCCTAAAACTCCAGGAATCCCTGTACTTATAAAAATAAGTGGCTTATTTTCTGAAACATAGCCAACATAATCAAATGCTTCTACTGTTTCATATTTTAAATTAGAAAGATTTTCTTCTTTAAGAGAATCTGCCTCTATTTTAATCATTTTTCTTCCTGCTTCTAGATCTGGTACTCCATTCATTATTATCTCATCTTCAAATACTACTACATCCGCTTGAACAGAATACTTATAAAAACTTTCTATATTTCTCTTTTTGTATTTTTCCTTTAATTCTTCTTTAGTTGGAAGAGTTTTTGAAACATAAAAAGGATCATTTCCTCTTTGTTCTTCCTGTTTTTTGTAAACTTTTTCTAGTTCTTTTATACGATAATCAATGAAATCATCAACAGAAAGTACATCAATAACTTCTATTTTTATATTTTTAGCTAACTCTTGTTCTTTTTTAGTCATAGTCATAGGATCTGTTCCATAGGTTATTTTTATTTCATTTTTAGGTACATTATAATAATCAACAATTTGTTGCACTATTGTTACAATTTCTTCAGCAACTTTAGGATCTTTATTAGGTCCTCCACAACCTAATAAGCAAAATACACT encodes the following:
- a CDS encoding AAA family ATPase, which codes for MKRLAIGVSDFKHLIEEDFYYFDKTKFIEEIIKDGSQVKLFARPRRFGKTLNMSMLKYFFDIENKEENKKIFKDLYIEKTEAFKEQGQYPVIFLSLKDLKALTWEEMEEKITIIVSELFSEYNYLINELVETDSDKFKKIINENANLSNLGRSLKFLTKILYEKYNKKVVVLIDEYDSPLVSAYINGYYEKAKDFFKTFYSSVLKDNSYLQMGVLTGIIRVIKAGIFSDLNNLRTYTILSDVYTDSYGLTEEEVEKSLKYYGIEQEISNVKDWYDGYRFGDSEVYNPWSILNFLDFKELRAYLG
- a CDS encoding ABC transporter ATP-binding protein, translated to MAMLEVKDLQVFYDNIQALKGISLEINEGEVVSIIGANGAGKTTTLQTISGLITPKSGSIIFEGKDLLKEKAHNICKLGIAQVPEGRRIFSQLAVKDNLKLGQFTIKDSAEKKEEDRANFYKVFPRMSERKNQLAGTLSGGEQQMLAMGRALMSRPKLLILDEPSMGLSPLFVKEIFEVIRQLKEKGTTILLVEQNAKMALSISDRAYVIETGEIVLEGNAKDLLHNDRVKKAYLGG
- a CDS encoding ABC transporter ATP-binding protein; protein product: MENKKPLLVAKDISISFGALKAVDKFNLEIKSGELIGLIGPNGAGKTTVFNILTGVYNASSGEYTLDGEDVIRTSTSALVKKGLARTFQNIRLFKYLSVLDNVVAAYNFRMKYGILTGMFRLPSYWKEEKAAKEKAMELLKIFDLDKYANMHAGNLPYGEQRKLEIARAMATEPKILLLDEPAAGMNPKETEDLMNTIKLIRDKFGIAVLLIEHDMKLVLGICERLVVLNYGQILASGDPQEVINNPKVVEAYLGKEEDE
- a CDS encoding branched-chain amino acid ABC transporter permease, which produces MDKNKKLSYIATYAVLLILYFILFSLINSGFISRYQIGIIILILINVILAASLNITVGCLGQITLGHAGFMSIGAYTAALLTKSGFLSGYPGYIVALIVGGIVAGIIGFIIGIPALRLTGDYLAIITLAFGEIIRVLIEYFKFTGGAQGLTGIPKVNNFTLIYFITIFSVIFMYSIMTSRHGRAVLAIREDEIASGASGINTTYYKTFAFVLSAIFAGIAGGIYAHNLGILGAKQFDYNYSINILVMVVLGGMGSFTGSILSAIVLTILPEVLRSFAEYRMIVYPLILIIMMLFRPKGLLGREEFQISKIISYFTNKSKRGENNGK
- a CDS encoding branched-chain amino acid ABC transporter permease; its protein translation is MEFLLQIINGLQIGSIYALVSLGYTMVYGIAQLINFAHGDIIMIGAYVSLFSIPALSSMGLPVWVSVIPAIIICAIVGCLAERIAYRPLRNSPRISNLITAIGVSLFLENVFMKVFTPNTRSFPKIFTQDPIKLGDSVQISFGAVVTIVVTVILSIALQLFMKKTKYGKAMIATSQDYSASALVGINVDRTIQLTFAIGSGLAAVAAVLYVSAYPQIQPLMGSMLGIKAFVAAVLGGIGILPGAVMGGFILGIVESLTRAYLSSQLADAFVFSILIIVLLFKPTGILGKNVKEKV
- a CDS encoding ABC transporter substrate-binding protein, coding for MKKKLVTTLLGASLLLAACGGEKAAEKPATAEAETIKIGALGPLTGGVAIYGISATNGLKLAVDEINANGGILGKQIELNLLDEKGDSTEAVNAYNKLVDWGMVALIGDITSKPSVAVAEVAAQDGIPMITPTGTQLNITEAGSNVFRVCFTDPYQGEVLAKFTKDKLAAKTVAIISNNSSDYSDGVANAFAAEAEKQGIQVVAREGYSDGDKDFKAQLTKIAQQNPDVLFVPDYYEQDGLIAIQAREVGIKSVIVGPDGWDGVVKTVDPSSYAAIENVFFANHYSTKDSNEKVQNFIKNYKEKYNDEPSAFSALSYDAAYILKAAIEKAGTTDKEAVAKAIKELEFEGITGHLTFDEKNNPIKSITIIKIINGDYTFDSVISK